The following coding sequences are from one Perognathus longimembris pacificus isolate PPM17 chromosome 13, ASM2315922v1, whole genome shotgun sequence window:
- the Tmx2 gene encoding thioredoxin-related transmembrane protein 2 isoform X1 → MAVLAPLIALIYSVPRLSRWLARPYCLLSALLSAAFLLVRKLPPLCNGLPTQREDGNPCDFDWREVEILMFLSAIVMMKNRRSITVEQHVGNIFMFSKVANAILFFRLDIRMGLLYITLCIVFLMTCKPPLYMGPEYIKYFSDKTIDEELERDKKVTWIVEFFANWSNDCQSFAPIYADLSLKYNCTGLNFGKVDVGRYTDVSTRYKVSTSPLTKQLPTLILFQGGKEVMRRPQIDKKGRAVSWTFSEENVIREFNLNELYHRAKKLSKGGDQIPEEEESVAPTLTTVPRKESKKDK, encoded by the exons ATGGCGGTTCTGGCGCCTCTCATTGCTCTGATCTATTCCGTGCCGCGGCTTTCACGATGGCTGGCCCGCCCTTACTGCCTTCTGTCTGCCCTGCTCTCCGCTGCCTTCCTGCTCGTGAGGAAACTACCGCCGCTGTGCAACGGTCTCCCTACCCAGCGCGAAGATGGCAACCCGTGTGACTTTGACTGG AGAGAAGTAGAGATCCTGATGTTTCTTAGTGCCATCGTGATGATGAAGAATCGAAGGTCAA TCACTGTGGAGCAACACGTAGGCAACATCTTCATGTTTAGTAAAGTGGCAAATGCAATTCTTTTCTTCCGCCTGGATATTCGAATGGGACTTCTTTACATCACTCTCTGCATAG TGTTTCTGATGACCTGCAAACCTCCTCTGTATATGGGCCCTGAGTATATCAAATACTTCAGTGATAAAACCATCGAT GAAGAACTGGAGCGGGACAAGAAGGTCACTTGGATTGTGGAGTTCTTTGCCAATTGGTCTAACGATTGCCAGTCATTTGCTCCCATCTACGCAGACCTCTCCCTCAA GTATAACTGCACTGGACTAAATTTTGGGAAAGTGGATGTCGGACGCTACACTGATGTTAGTACGCG GTACAAAGTGAGCACATCACCTCTCACCAAACAACTCCCCACCCTGATCCTGTTCCAAGGTGGCAAGGAGGTAATGCGGCGGCCACAGATTGACAAGAAAGGACGAGCTGTCTCTTGGACCTTCTCTGAG GAGAATGTGATTCGTGAATTTAACCTGAATGAGCTCTACCATCGAGCCAAGAAGTTATCCAAGGGTGGAGATCAGATCCCGGAGGAGGAGGAATCTGTGGCCCCCACTCTTACCACAGTGCCACgtaaagaaagcaagaaggacAAGTAG
- the Tmx2 gene encoding thioredoxin-related transmembrane protein 2 isoform X2, with translation MAVLAPLIALIYSVPRLSRWLARPYCLLSALLSAAFLLVRKLPPLCNGLPTQREDGNPCDFDWREVEILMFLSAIVMMKNRRSITVEQHVGNIFMFSKVANAILFFRLDIRMGLLYITLCIVFLMTCKPPLYMGPEYIKYFSDKTIDEELERDKKVTWIVEFFANWSNDCQSFAPIYADLSLKYNCTGLNFGKVDVGRYTDVQSEHITSHQTTPHPDPVPRWQGGNAAATD, from the exons ATGGCGGTTCTGGCGCCTCTCATTGCTCTGATCTATTCCGTGCCGCGGCTTTCACGATGGCTGGCCCGCCCTTACTGCCTTCTGTCTGCCCTGCTCTCCGCTGCCTTCCTGCTCGTGAGGAAACTACCGCCGCTGTGCAACGGTCTCCCTACCCAGCGCGAAGATGGCAACCCGTGTGACTTTGACTGG AGAGAAGTAGAGATCCTGATGTTTCTTAGTGCCATCGTGATGATGAAGAATCGAAGGTCAA TCACTGTGGAGCAACACGTAGGCAACATCTTCATGTTTAGTAAAGTGGCAAATGCAATTCTTTTCTTCCGCCTGGATATTCGAATGGGACTTCTTTACATCACTCTCTGCATAG TGTTTCTGATGACCTGCAAACCTCCTCTGTATATGGGCCCTGAGTATATCAAATACTTCAGTGATAAAACCATCGAT GAAGAACTGGAGCGGGACAAGAAGGTCACTTGGATTGTGGAGTTCTTTGCCAATTGGTCTAACGATTGCCAGTCATTTGCTCCCATCTACGCAGACCTCTCCCTCAA GTATAACTGCACTGGACTAAATTTTGGGAAAGTGGATGTCGGACGCTACACTGAT GTACAAAGTGAGCACATCACCTCTCACCAAACAACTCCCCACCCTGATCCTGTTCCAAGGTGGCAAGGAGGTAATGCGGCGGCCACAGATTGA
- the Btbd18 gene encoding BTB/POZ domain-containing protein 18 has product MCSSGNPKILYRNSRFLRLAFLQLHHQQQSGVFCDVLLQAEGEAVPAHCCILSACSPFFTERLERERPVQGRKVVLELGGLKIRTLRKLVDFLYTSEMEVSREEAQDVLSAARQLRVSELETLQLEGGKLVKAPQGRRLNRECLQPPSPAPISARVVAPSRRPRTPLPITQSPCPLGAVKLKSLGKEEELQEESNLPNAENSSSTPLLKRKARVCPSPQEKSSPPPIHSQGPRENKNDTVLGSTTLSPPSLYPSVDERLLPRKIRLSRSKLSPDVSASKPSTILSGPSSVPTAPSRRLWRQRSVSKEAQGEDKQKPGKASPLHSTPSPSGLGTGGCKKRSPEVRASNSDPAEEGQIGIVKLRKIVNGTCWEVVQEPPLKNSQNSPQIPESSGDSEEPPGTQPSSSVNDPERLPARIELCHDFPEGPGLQDILFSASHSPDHPVVKPCGEFASSPELLGKEPVLSIDCREPYTFDPALLGQPCEAEEYRITGAAATSELEEILDFMLCGSDIEPPGESLQSPGAEGCRTPSYHLTETEKDWIEGEEWCLPDMELWPRELTGLEKEPVGENKEPVEPLSPFVMPSEVSEGEVLSVGGSWTPHLEIANSQPLDGQGDKLLHIHSPNPPQRSYGNLSPPCSNWAETGLDMSLTMSEVLYPAPEVGKEVFSNSELLDTHLTSSEDEEIDVVDWTAERLEPIVTLSIWPDPSSESETEVDILT; this is encoded by the coding sequence GTGAGGCAGTACCAGCTCACTGCTGCATCCTGTCAGCCTGCAGCCCCTTCTTCACAGAACGCCTGGAGAGAGAAAGGCCGGTGCAGGGTCGGAAGGTGGTGCTGGAGCTGGGGGGCCTGAAAATCAGGACACTGAGGAAGCTGGTAGACTTCCTGTATACCTCAGAGATGGAAGTATCACGGGAAGAAGCCCAGGATGTGCTTTCTGCTGCCCGTCAGCTCCGTGTATCCGAGCTGGAAACCCTTCAGCTGGAAGGTGGAAAGTTAGTAAAGGCTCCACAGGGCCGAAGGTTGAACCGAGAGTGTTTACAACCACCAAGTCCAGCACCAATCTCTGCCAGAGTGGTGGCTCCCAGCCGCCGCCCTCGAACTCCATTGCCCATTACCCAGTCTCCCTGCCCTCTGGGGGCAGTGAAGTTGAAGTccctggggaaggaggaggagctcCAGGAAGAGAGCAACCTGCCAAATGCAGAGAACTCATCCAGTACACCTCTGCTCAAAAGGAAGGCCAGAGTCTGTCCTTCTCCGCAAGAAAAAAGCTCTCCTCCACCAATCCACAGCCAGGGGCCTAGGGAGAACAAGAATGACACTGTCCTTGGTTCTACAACACTTTCCCCACCCAGCTTGTATCCCTCTGTGGACGAGCGACTACTGCCCAGAAAGATCAGGCTAAGTCGCTCAAAGCTGTCCCCTGATGTCTCTGCATCAAAGCCGTCCACTATCTTAAGTGGACCCAGCTCAGTGCCCACAGCCCCTAGCCGGCGTCTTTGGCGGCAAAGGAGTGTGAGTAAAGAAGCACAGGGAGAGGACAAGCAGAAACCAGGAAAAGCGAGTCCTCTGCACAGCACGCCAAGTCCATCTGGTCTTGGGACAGGTGGGTGCAAGAAGCGGAGCCCTGAAGTCAGAGCATCCAACTCAGACCCCGCAGAGGAGGGGCAGATTGGGATCGTGAAACTCCGGAAGATTGTCAACGGGACCTGCTGGGAAGTGGTACAAGAGCCTCCTCTCAAAAACTCTCAAAATAGCCCCCAGATTCCAGAATCCAGCGGAGACTCGGAGGAACCTCCAGGAACTCAGCCATCATCATCCGTTAATGACCCAGAAAGGTTACCTGCCAGAATAGAACTGTGTCATGACTTCCCAGAGGGGCCTGGGCTACAAGACATCCTTTTTTCTGCCAGCCACTCCCCAGACCACCCCGTGGTGAAGCCCTGTGGTGAGTTTGCATCCAGTCCAGAGCTGTTGGGGAAAGAACCTGTGCTGAGTATTGACTGCAGAGAACCCTACACATTTGACCCTGCCCTGCTCGGGCAGCCCTGTGAAGCTGAGGAGTACCGAATCACAGGTGCTGCGGCCACCAGTGAACTGGAAGAGATCCTGGACTTCATGCTGTGTGGCTCAGACATTGAACCACCTGGGGAGTCTCTACAGAGCCCTGGGGCTGAGGGCTGCAGGACCCCCAGCTATCACCTGACAGAAACCGAAAAGGACTGGATTGAAGGGGAAGAATGGTGTTTGCCAGACATGGAACTCTGGCCCAGGGAGctcacaggactggaaaaagaaccTGTTGGTGAAAACAAAGAGCCAGTGGAGCCCCTAAGCCCCTTTGTCATGCCCTCTGAGGTCAGTGAAGGAGAGGTTCTTTCTGTGGGAGGCTCTTGGACTCCACACCTTGAAATTGCCAACTCCCAGCCACTGGATGGTCAGGGAGATAAACTGCTCCACATTCACTCCCCCAACCCGCCACAAAGGTCTTACGGGAACCTCTCACCTCCGTGCTCAAACTGGGCAGAGACTGGGCTAGACATGTCCCTAACTATGAGTGAGGTGTTGTACCCTGCTCCAGAGGTAGGCAAGGAAGTCTTCAGTAACTCTGAGCTGCTAGACACGCACCTGACCAGCTCTGAAGATGAAGAGATTGATGTGGTGGACTGGACAGCAGAGAGGCTGGAGCCCATTGTTACTCTCTCCATATGGCCTGACCCTTCCTCAGAGTCAGAAACAGAAGTAGACATACTAACGTAG
- the Selenoh gene encoding selenoprotein H — protein sequence MAPRGRKRKAEAAGVDPADKREKVAAGGEAAEAAVVVIEHCTSURVYGRNAEAVRQALRQAAPGLPVEVNPAKPRRGSFEVTLRRPDGRSAQLWTGIKKGPPRKLKFPDPQEVVEELKKCHS from the exons ATGGCTCCTCGCGGGAGGAAGCGGAAGGCCGAGGCCGCGGGGGTCGACCCGGCGGATAAGCGAGAGAAAGTGGCGGCTGGCGGGGAGGCCGCGGAGGCCGCGGTCGTCGTCATTGAACACTG cACGAGCTGACGGGTCTATGGGCGCAATGCCGAGGCCGTGCGCCAGGCGCTGCGCCAGGCGGCCCCCGGGCTGCCGGTGGAGGTGAACCCCGCCAAGCCCCGCAGGGGCAGCTTCGAGGTGACGCTGCGGCGCCCGGACGGCCGCA GCGCCCAGCTCTGGACTGGGATTAAGAAGGGGCCTCCTCGCAAACTCAAGTTTCCGGATCCCCAAGAGGTGGTGGAAGAACTGAAGAAGTGCCATTCATGA